The region AGAGCCACGAAGAAACGCTGAATTGTGTGAGTCCGCTGGGGAGGAGGGTGGTTCATCTTCTCAACTTGAACAGGCTGGCCCGCTCTGAAAGAAGCCTCTCAGCGCTCGCTCTCAGCTAATGCAGGCCGCACATCCGGGGCTCGGCCGCCCTTCCCAGCCTTCACCCACCCGCCTTTGTAACTACCACCCGCCCATGGCACCGCACCCCTGCGAGTCCCTTCCCTGGCGGCGCTTGCCCGGCCACGTCTCCGCAACCccgccctccccaccctggaCACGCCCCCACGCTATTTCGGCCTCTTCTCTGGCCACGCCCCTCCTGCTCCGCGCCGGCGCGCTGGCCGCCCGAATGACATTGTGGGCGGAGCTTGCGCCGCCGTCTGGACCCCGATGCGTACCGCCCCCCGCCCCTGGCCACCGCGCGGCTCCGCGGACACGCACTTCCTGCTAGGCCTCCGAGCGCACCTTGACGGAGCCGAGCCGAGCCGAGTCGAACCCAGCCCTTCCAAGCCGTTCGCCATGGTGGACgagctggtgctgctgctgcacGCGCTCCTGATGCGGCACCGCGCCCTGAGCATCGAGAACAGCCAGCTCATGGAGCAGCTGCGGCTGCTGGTGTGCGAGAGGGCCAGCCTGCTGCGCCAGGTACGTCCGCCGAGCTGCCCGGTGCCTTTCCCTGAAACGTTTAACGGCGAGAGCTCCCGGCTCCCCGAGTTTATCGTGCAGACGGCGTCTTACATGCTCGTAAACGAGAACCGATTCTGCAACGACGCCATGAAGGTGGCATTCCTAATCAGCCTCCTCACCGGGGAAGCCGAGGAGTGGGTGGTGCCCTACATCGAGATGGATAGCCCCATCCTAAGTGATTACCGGGCCTTCCTCGATGAGATGAAACAGTGTTTTGGCTGGGATGACGACGAAGACGACGACGAAGACGAAGAGGATGATTATTAGGCCCGGAGCCCCTCGGGCCTGGGGGGGGGAGGGCCCTGCACGCCGccacctccttcccccctccccccgcatcAC is a window of Cynocephalus volans isolate mCynVol1 chromosome X, mCynVol1.pri, whole genome shotgun sequence DNA encoding:
- the LDOC1 gene encoding protein LDOC1, encoding MVDELVLLLHALLMRHRALSIENSQLMEQLRLLVCERASLLRQVRPPSCPVPFPETFNGESSRLPEFIVQTASYMLVNENRFCNDAMKVAFLISLLTGEAEEWVVPYIEMDSPILSDYRAFLDEMKQCFGWDDDEDDDEDEEDDY